TGTGGTTTGGAGGGTCGGCGTGCAAAGACGTTCTCCATAGGTAGAAGAAGCTGGAAAGAATTGACATCAGACCACATTTGTGGTTTGCTTCTTGTGATATGCTGGCAGCGTAAGGTTGCTGGTTGGTTCCTTTAGCCGTCATTGCGTTTGTAGCTCAGGATACATCGGCATGTCGACTTCTAGTACTCCTCGTTCTCGCGGCGATAAGCGCAGTTCCTGGGCGACATTTCGGCGGCGCCTGGTCTTGGTGCGCCGGCTGCTGCGGGGTTCTGCTACCGTTCCCGAGCTGATCCGCGCCGCTGAAGCTGAGCAGGGAGCGGAAGCGTATCCACCAGCCGCCGATCTTGCAGTGAAGCATGATCTGCAATCGCTACGTGATGAGTTTGGCTGTGTCATTAGCTATCAACGAGCGCAACGTGTCTATATCCTTGAGGAACTGGGCGATCTGGCGCTGCTTGATTTGCCAGATGATGCACTAGAAGCGTTAGCCTTTCTTGATGCCACGTTTCCTGATGATGCACCGATTGGTGGCAACGACCGCGTGCGCCTGCTAATTGGTCGCATGTTTGCTCTGTTGCCGGCGGTTCGTCGTGATGCTATCGGACGCCGCTTTACACTGCCACGGATGACGTGGTCTGCATCATATACTGAGGATGTGAAGCCACAGACCCTGGATATTATCCAACAGGCGATTTCGCTCCAACGCCAGCTCACCTTTGAATATAGCTCGAACTACGACACGGATAGTCAGTCACGACAATATCAGGTCGCCCCATATCTCGTATACTTTCGA
The sequence above is drawn from the Candidatus Kouleothrix ribensis genome and encodes:
- a CDS encoding WYL domain-containing protein, which produces MSTSSTPRSRGDKRSSWATFRRRLVLVRRLLRGSATVPELIRAAEAEQGAEAYPPAADLAVKHDLQSLRDEFGCVISYQRAQRVYILEELGDLALLDLPDDALEALAFLDATFPDDAPIGGNDRVRLLIGRMFALLPAVRRDAIGRRFTLPRMTWSASYTEDVKPQTLDIIQQAISLQRQLTFEYSSNYDTDSQSRQYQVAPYLVYFRDGHTYLDSTVLQPPPDRDKLLFRAIQFRLDRIVPGKIRMAHESIPNARPSQPVYEVIYTLAPAVARNRDVAHWFPETTVDYQDDGSALVKGYVTNLWQARQILMRYIEHCQVLEPPELVEMMRQTVAKMAALYTVLPSDYVGL